In one Diabrotica virgifera virgifera chromosome 5, PGI_DIABVI_V3a genomic region, the following are encoded:
- the LOC114337664 gene encoding uncharacterized protein LOC114337664 isoform X1, whose amino-acid sequence MQILNLTKDEEKQFSNFMGRTQNTHEECYELSVDIYQTAKVSKLLLLMEKGSVPLSYKVKSLTEIDIDLDYPEEDDDKNEEDISLNVEEQAMLVPINVGNEDANTSGNLQAIDPDELNQPSTSKCTKRGFLNTEV is encoded by the exons ATGCAAATTCTGAATTTGACAAAAGACGAAGAAAAGCAATTTTCAAATTTTATGGGCCGTACCCAAAATACCCACGAGGAATGCTACGA gttGTCAGTAGATATATATCAAACAGCTAAAGTTTCCAAACTGTTATTATTAATGGAGAAAGGATCAGTACCACTTTCATATAAGGTAAAATCTTTAACAGAGATTGACATTGACCTGGATTATCCAGAAGAGGATGATGATAAAA ATGAAGAAGATATTAGCTTAAATGTCGAAGAGCAAGCAATGTTAGTCCCAATTAATGTTGGAAACGAAG aTGCCAACACCTCAGGTAATTTACAAGCAATAG ATCCCGATGAACTTAATCAGCCTAGCACATCAAAATGTACAAAACGTGGATTCCTCAACACAGAGGTGTAA
- the LOC114337664 gene encoding uncharacterized protein LOC114337664 isoform X2: protein MQILNLTKDEEKQFSNFMGRTQNTHEECYELSVDIYQTDRVSKLLLLMEKGSVPLSYKVKSLAEIDIDLDYPEEDDDKNEEDISLNVEEQAMLVPINVGNEDANTSGNLQAIDPDELNQPSTSKCTKRGFLNTEV from the exons ATGCAAATTCTGAATTTGACAAAAGACGAAGAAAAGCAATTTTCAAATTTTATGGGCCGTACCCAAAATACCCACGAGGAATGCTACGA gttGTCAGTAGATATATATCAAACAGATAGAGTTTCCAAACTGTTATTATTAATGGAGAAGGGATCAGTACCACTTTCATATAAGGTAAAATCTTTAGCAGAGATTGACATTGACCTGGATTATCCAGAAGAGGATGATGATAAAA ATGAAGAAGATATTAGCTTAAATGTCGAAGAGCAAGCAATGTTAGTCCCAATTAATGTTGGAAACGAAG aTGCCAACACCTCAGGTAATTTACAAGCAATAG ATCCCGATGAACTTAATCAGCCTAGCACATCAAAATGTACAAAACGTGGATTCCTCAACACAGAGGTGTAA
- the LOC114337664 gene encoding uncharacterized protein LOC114337664 isoform X3, with amino-acid sequence MEKGSVPLSYKVKSLTEIDIDLDYPEEDDDKNEEDISLNVEEQAMLVPINVGNEDANTSGNLQAIDPDELNQPSTSKCTKRGFLNTEV; translated from the exons ATGGAGAAAGGATCAGTACCACTTTCATATAAGGTAAAATCTTTAACAGAGATTGACATTGACCTGGATTATCCAGAAGAGGATGATGATAAAA ATGAAGAAGATATTAGCTTAAATGTCGAAGAGCAAGCAATGTTAGTCCCAATTAATGTTGGAAACGAAG aTGCCAACACCTCAGGTAATTTACAAGCAATAG ATCCCGATGAACTTAATCAGCCTAGCACATCAAAATGTACAAAACGTGGATTCCTCAACACAGAGGTGTAA